In one Dermacentor albipictus isolate Rhodes 1998 colony chromosome 4, USDA_Dalb.pri_finalv2, whole genome shotgun sequence genomic region, the following are encoded:
- the LOC139059716 gene encoding uncharacterized protein, which yields MADAVCEPAAATDRRPPLGCGTVSFGPVHLDYVCLSALLGTAVGVTVWVLRHTRDLGSGDASLPPEAFCCGQLVFELSLRANRTVDPCSNFLDYTCYYRDALEGAKQEQLLTQVVHPTLQGILQMLASDVLRVYYISCLKVFFEGSVEH from the exons ATGGCCGACGCCGTTTGCGAGCCGGCAGCGGCGACCGACCGGCGACCACCTCTCGGCTGCGGCACGGTGTCCTTCGGCCCCGTCCACCTGGACTACGTGTGCTTATCGGCGCTGCTGGGCACCGCGGTCGGCGTGACCGTGTGGGTGCTGCGACACACGCGCGACCTCGGCTCGGGCGACGCGTCTCTGCCGCCGGAGGCTTTCTGCTGCGGCCAGCTCGTGTTCGAGTTGTCCCTGCGCGCCAACCGCACCGTTGACCCGTGCAGCAACTTCCTGGACTACACCTGCTATTACCGAGACGCACTCGAAGGCGCCAAGCAAGAGCAGCTCCTCACACAG GTCGTGCATCCGACTCTACAAGGTATTCTGCAAATGCTGGCAAGCGATGTGCTACGTGTCTACTACATCAGCTGCCTAAAGGTTTTTTTCGAAGGGAGCGTCGAACACTGA